The DNA window CACAGTTGTCTAGAATAAGTGTAGTTGTGAAGGCAGAAAGTAGGTCTGAAGAGATGCAACTCGATATTTCTTTGAGTCCAAGGGTGAATGCTGTAAAACCTTCAAAGACAGTGGCCATAACGGACCAGGCTACTGCGCTTGTACAAGCTGGGGTTCCTGTTATTCGTTTGGCTGCTGGAGAGCCTGATTTTGATACACCGGTTGTAATAGCAGAGgtgattccttttcttttcttttttctttttccagttGGAGTTCAGTGCATATCTTTTCTATGCCTTAAAGTGTATGCCTGTGCTTAAACCGATgttaattgtttgattttgttttttggctGTGGAAAAGTTAGGCTGGAATAAATGCAATTCGCGAAGGTTTCACAAGGTATACTCCAAATGCTGGTACACAGGAGCTTCGAGTTGCAATTTGTCATAAGCTGAAgggtaaatatatatatttgcagcAATTTTGTGTTTGCAACCTAGTTGGTATGCTTGGGGCATTTCCAGCATggaatttatttcaatttttttaataaattatctcttaatttttggCAGAGGAGAACGGTATCTCTTATACACCTGACCAAATTTTAGTTAGCAATGGTGCCAAGCAGAGTATATATCAAGCAATGCTTGCAGTTTGCTCTCCTGGCGATGAGGTGatgttttttatgtcaaaataattAGGATTATGGTGCTATCTGCATTTCCGCTGCCAACTAAATGGTACCAGAATTGTTGCCTTCCTACATTTGAGTGTTGGCTTTGTGTAGCATTTAGGACCTGTTTTTGTAACTCTGGATTAAAGTAATGGTTAATTGAATATAGAGCTATGGTTCTCTGCATTTTATATGATTCAGGTAAAAAAACCATCCAGCCAAAGCTAGAGTGCGTATGCAGTGTAAATTCATAGCTAAAAAACACAGATGATAGAAAGCAAGAGAAGAGATCTTGATGTGTAGAAAGAAATAGCTATGTTTATATATTCTGCACCATTGTATATATTTTCATTCAGGCAATCAAAGTCGTGTTCTTAATGGAATACAGTAGGAGATCACTATCATTGAAGTTGTTTAATCTCTGAAGGTAGCTCGTGTtcataaaaaataccttaaccTCAGGTTATTATTCCTGCACCATTTTGGGTGAGTTACCCAGAAATGGCGAGGCTGGCTGATGCAACCCCAGTGATTCTTCCAACATCAATCTCTGAAAACTTTCTCTTGGATCCAAAGCTACTTGAATCAAAACTGAGTGCAAAGTCAAGGCTGTTGATTCTTTGTTCTCCATCTAACCCAACAGGATCAGTTTATTCCAAGAAATTGCTTGAAGAGATTGCACGGATTGTAGCGAAACATCCTAGGCTTTTGGTATGATTAATCAAACCCTAATTTCAAGTTCTATGGTTTCCTGATATTTAAATGCTGAATTTCTTTGGTATTGCACTCAGGTCTTGTCTGATGAGATATACGAACACATAATATATGCACCTGCTACTCACATAAGCTTTGCATCTTTGCCCGGCATGTGGGAAAGGACTTTGACAGTGAACGGATTTTCTAAGGTAACTTAACCTTACATTTGATTATCAGTCTTAGATATCTACTATCtcaataatatgatatttcatgtataattttgatatggCTGTGATTTTGAATAAAACCCAAAGCAGTTTGTCTCATTGAATAGATTAACATTTGGAAAGCGGGAAATTTGCAGGCCTTTGCAATGACTGGTTGGAGACTGGGGTATATTGCTGGTCCCAAGCACTTTGTTGCAGCGTGTAATAAGATACAGAGTCAGGTATTGTATCACACCACTTTCCAGGATGAATTGAGTCCATCATGCATGCTCTGAAGTTTTCTTTTATCTAAAGCATCACTGGCTATTCTTGCGAACAGTTTTccaatattttacatgtttgcAAATCATGTTTGAAGTTGTTagatttcaaaatttcttttgttcgcatagattttttttaccttccaAAGATTATGGTGGATCAAATAGGCTTTTATTGTCAATTGAATAGAGGTGATTTGCTGCAAGGGTGGAAGGAGCCATTCTGAACTTCATTGCAGATAGTTTGGAGACTCgaaggaaaaaaagtttttaagtaTTGAAAGGGGTAGGTGAAGTTGCGGGTTCTAAAGAATCAGATGCATGGCTAGTCTAGACAGACACAGCTTTCACAATTGATTGTGTGATGAAAGCATACAAGACACAAGATGATACTTGGATCTGGTTACCAAACCATATAGTCAAGAGTGTACTTTATATTATGCCGTTTTATATCTCCAAAAGCACTTAGAGAAATCATTATTCCTATGACCTCTACTCACAATCAGCATTACGCATGAAGCACTCATCAACACATAATGAATTGGATATGCACTAATCACGTGAATGCTTAACCTGAGAAAGACCTGTAAGGAGATAAGAATCTGGAATTTCGCACTTGCTTACACAGGCCAGTTTGGCCTGGTAAATGAGGGGCTTTGCGCATGGGGCTGCAATTgcaattttttatgattctttgCTTTTCAGTAAGAATGTCCATGCCTTGCATTGTTGATTTGCAATGCATTGATTTACCTATTCCAGTAATGCTTGTGATCTCAACCATGACTTTGTAGAAGCCCCAATTGATCTGTGTGCTCTATTTTCCCAGTTTACATCAGGTGCCAGCAGTATATCTCAAAAGGCAGGCGTTGCTGCACTAGGACTCGGCTATGCTGGTGGGGAAGCAGTTTCTACCATGGTGAAAGCATTCATGGAGCGGAGAGATTTCTTGATTAGAAGCTTTGGAGAAATGGAAGGTGTTAGGATGTCAGAACCTCAGGTACTGGCTTTTGGTTATTTAGATGTATAACCTCCCATCTCCCTCGCTTCTAATTCTAATTGGTTTTACTTGCAGGGagcattttatcttttcattgatACCAGCTCGTACTATGGAACAGAGGCTGAAGGTTTTGGTAAAATCGAGGACTCTGACTCCCTTTGCCGTTACCTGTTGGATCAAGCCCAGGTACGCGTTGTTACAGCCTTACAGGATACTGTTCTGTTTACTTTTGATTGCCAATGTTTCTCTATCTGTCTCACCAATAATGTCCAAGTTGAATATTACTCAGCAACACTTTGTTGTGGTTGAAACTACAGCTCAAGTAACATGGCATGCAGCATTTATTATACTGCTAAAGATCTTTATAACTTGATAATGGTTGCTTATATACAGGTTGCTCTAGTCCCAGGGGTTGCATTTGGAGATGACAGCTGCATACGTATCTCATATGCAGCATCTCTGACCACCTTACAGGAGGCTGTAGGGAGAATTAAGAAGGCTCTACTCCCACTCAAGTCTGCTGTCCCTGTTTAATGTGAAGAATGTTAAATTGCAATTGTACTCTTTCAGGGTTTAAAAATGTGTACTACTTTATTGATTGTTACAAATAAAAcgtttttctttgcaatgaccATTGATTTTGCACTAGCCGTATTAAGTGGAGATGTGAAACAATTCCAATGTCTCTGGACAGTATTTTCTACCTATTGTTGTATCTGTAACTGAATTACATTTGGCTTTTATTAAGTgagattgtttttcatttttttggcaAGTTCCCATTCATTTAGGAGAAAACTAGCCATTTAACTCCCGTTTCTATTGtgagttataaatttatttttctaaaaaacattaGGTATACGAGttatttcaatgtgttttttaaatcaaaaatagaaaatccaatataaacttctaattaaataaattgataactatttatataaataaacagaaaaaaatcgttaataataatcaaaaagagaaattaaaaaaataagacttttggttaatgtttaattgaatatcttgatttataaaagataaattgtttttatttgattgtgtttactgaatatgtttatttaacttaataaaaaaaaatttacaccctaaaaaactcatgacctaaaaataaacacaaataaagTTGATTGAATAAACCcaagacttgaaaaaaaaaagtattatgcaAGGTCCAacaaatcaacaatattatgtaaaaataaaaaaatttattagagaaataaatttaatttttaattaaatgatcaaattgcgaaacaaaaaaacttataaaaacagAATAAGAATggaataagaaatgaaaagaatgagcactgaaattatcaaacaaaaaataaaaaggataataatGTCCTTTAGTTGgtaggaaagagaaaagaaggggggAACCATCGATAATAATCCGATCATCTTATTTGGCCACGTGTCACTACGTGTCGAAGAGAATGCGGCTATGCATCTAGAGAGACGATAGAAGTCCAGATTTGGCTATCGGGTAGTGTTGCACACACTGCCTGAACGGCACAAACGCCACCCATGTGCTcacaattgttttatttaaatattcaaaagtcaatgtgaaaaatatcaaaaggtCGGCACCACGTGTTGAAGAGAATGCAGCTATGCATCTAGAGAGACGATAGAAGTCCAGATTTGGCTATCGGGTAGTACTGCACACACTGTCTGAACGGCGCAAACGCCACCCATGTGctcacaattattttatttaaatatttaaaagtcaatgtgaaaaatatcaaaatgcccCCCGACCTtgttaattacataaaatatccatgtgaaaatacaaaaatacctctaaaatgaaaagttttttttttttatctcatccaATGTTAAATTCATATTTACAATGGACATAGACAATAAAAAACTGAGCAggccattaattttttaatcttggaGGCAAAGaagtattttaattgttaagaaGTTTCTGAaaagtcaaaaaaatttattatcaataattttaaatttggttgattatagggtaaaaaaatagttttactctggaaaaaaagaatacaaataCCCTCGAGAAAAGCTTCAGACAAAAACATGAAGAGAAATAAAAGCATGAAGAGTAAAATGGTAACCCACGGGACTTAGTTTTTAACTAGTTACatgccccgcgcgatgccgcgggtcaattattttttgcatttcataaaaagttaagatctaaaagtattaggtttttttgcaaagttatacccaagagtcttaggTTTAGTTGCAACGCCtaatccaagagtaatatttataatattaataataacattaaacttgcatggcctaaatttaagtgggtttgactgcaataccagacccaatagcattggatgtgggtctagctgcaaggtcgtgtcataaatgtgtgataattaaatagattagttaaaaagaaaaaaacaaagaaaaaaaaccaacaggaaaataaaaactaatgaagaaaaaggaaaaaaaatatgaattaactgggttaacccttcaaaccaggttaaccattcataccttgaattcgcatcgtgaaagtttgataattaaaaaggaaaaaaaacaaactaatgggttaacccataattaactgggctaactcgtcaaaccaggttaacctgtcaaacccggaattcttgtcatgaaagtttgataactaaatagaaaaaaaattaacattaacaatttaaattaaacaaaaaaaattaattaaaaagaaaaaaacaaaaggatgagccttttcactgtggactgcactgtgcagtccacagtcaaatgcataaaaacaacaaaaaaataaaaagaaaaactaaaggcatcagcggagaactacttagaaaaaatttaatattaataaactaaattaattaaataaaattaattaaaaataaaaaataaaagaaaaaaaacctctaagaagaaaaaaaaactaaatagaaagatatttaacattaacaaactaaactaaacgaaaaaaaataattaaaaagaaaaaaaaaatttcaggttaactcgtcaaaccaggttaacccgttaaacccgggatccgtgtcatgaatgtctggtaactaaataaaaaaaagtgaacattaacaaactaaactaaacgaaaaaaattaataaaaaaaattaaaaaaaatccgggttaactcgtcaaaccatattaacccgttaaacctaggatctgtgtcatgaaaatctgataactaaataaaaaaattttaacattaacaaactaaattaattaaaaaaaattatgaaaatagaaaacaaaaaaaaattgacgggtcaacccagaattaactgggttcacccgtgaaaccaggttaacccgtgaaactcgagatatgtgtcatgaaagtctgataactaaatagaaagaaatttaacattaacaaattaaactaaatgaaaaaaattaatgaaaagaaaaaaagcaaaaaaaaaatatttctgggttaacttgtcaaatcaggttaacccgttaaatccggaaaacgtgtcatgaaagtctgataactaaataaaaaaaatttaacattaataaaccaaattaaacaa is part of the Populus trichocarpa isolate Nisqually-1 chromosome 7, P.trichocarpa_v4.1, whole genome shotgun sequence genome and encodes:
- the LOC7490231 gene encoding bifunctional aspartate aminotransferase and glutamate/aspartate-prephenate aminotransferase isoform X2, yielding MAATSTSTSYRLGFRLHQQLAPCSGSHPQTSGAVSFLSGSHNFSFKSLETTRRSQLSRISVVVKAESRSEEMQLDISLSPRVNAVKPSKTVAITDQATALVQAGVPVIRLAAGEPDFDTPVVIAEAGINAIREGFTRYTPNAGTQELRVAICHKLKEENGISYTPDQILVSNGAKQSIYQAMLAVCSPGDEVIIPAPFWVSYPEMARLADATPVILPTSISENFLLDPKLLESKLSAKSRLLILCSPSNPTGSVYSKKLLEEIARIVAKHPRLLVLSDEIYEHIIYAPATHISFASLPGMWERTLTVNGFSKFTSGASSISQKAGVAALGLGYAGGEAVSTMVKAFMERRDFLIRSFGEMEGVRMSEPQGAFYLFIDTSSYYGTEAEGFGKIEDSDSLCRYLLDQAQVALVPGVAFGDDSCIRISYAASLTTLQEAVGRIKKALLPLKSAVPV
- the LOC7490231 gene encoding bifunctional aspartate aminotransferase and glutamate/aspartate-prephenate aminotransferase isoform X1, with product MAATSTSTSYRLGFRLHQQLAPCSGSHPQTSGAVSFLSGSHNFSFKSLETTRRSQLSRISVVVKAESRSEEMQLDISLSPRVNAVKPSKTVAITDQATALVQAGVPVIRLAAGEPDFDTPVVIAEAGINAIREGFTRYTPNAGTQELRVAICHKLKEENGISYTPDQILVSNGAKQSIYQAMLAVCSPGDEVIIPAPFWVSYPEMARLADATPVILPTSISENFLLDPKLLESKLSAKSRLLILCSPSNPTGSVYSKKLLEEIARIVAKHPRLLVLSDEIYEHIIYAPATHISFASLPGMWERTLTVNGFSKAFAMTGWRLGYIAGPKHFVAACNKIQSQFTSGASSISQKAGVAALGLGYAGGEAVSTMVKAFMERRDFLIRSFGEMEGVRMSEPQGAFYLFIDTSSYYGTEAEGFGKIEDSDSLCRYLLDQAQVALVPGVAFGDDSCIRISYAASLTTLQEAVGRIKKALLPLKSAVPV